Proteins from a genomic interval of Sporomusaceae bacterium:
- a CDS encoding LysR family transcriptional regulator: MTFQQLQTFCLVVEQNSFVRAAECLYMAQSSVSQQIAALERHFGVALFTRAGKRCSVTPEGRVLYKTAKDIIGTLGELPARIKEVNSLGKGRLRLGASSTVSTYLLPSLLRRYKDRYPHIDLSVKTDYGYKIIDAVRSDDIDLGLVGHNLNWLADHALKSRPVSRDHLSLIVWPGHEWCGRSLVEPRDLTRGQVFIHSRPDSGMRSVVDKFIHQENLVFETVIEMANHESIKLAVEERIGIALISSVAIRHELSTGRLAEVPLNRLNTIDRRFLLISRAGQDYNVAEKAFVDLLEGYDSQ; encoded by the coding sequence ATGACCTTTCAGCAACTGCAGACCTTCTGCCTGGTCGTCGAGCAGAACTCGTTCGTGCGGGCCGCCGAATGCCTCTACATGGCCCAGTCGTCGGTCAGCCAGCAGATCGCCGCACTGGAGCGCCACTTCGGGGTGGCGCTGTTCACCAGGGCCGGCAAGCGCTGCTCCGTGACCCCCGAAGGCCGGGTGCTTTATAAGACTGCCAAGGATATAATCGGCACCCTCGGCGAGCTTCCCGCCAGAATCAAAGAAGTCAACAGCCTCGGCAAAGGCCGGCTGAGGCTCGGCGCCTCGTCGACCGTCAGCACCTACCTGCTCCCTTCCCTCCTGCGCCGCTATAAGGACCGTTACCCCCACATCGACCTGTCGGTCAAGACCGACTACGGCTACAAAATAATCGACGCCGTGCGCTCCGACGATATCGACCTGGGGCTCGTCGGCCACAACCTCAACTGGCTGGCCGATCATGCCCTGAAATCCCGCCCGGTGTCCCGCGACCACCTATCGCTCATCGTCTGGCCGGGCCACGAATGGTGCGGCCGCAGCCTCGTCGAGCCGCGGGATTTGACGCGCGGCCAGGTCTTCATCCACAGTCGGCCCGATTCGGGCATGCGGTCGGTTGTCGACAAATTCATCCACCAGGAAAACCTCGTCTTCGAAACAGTGATCGAGATGGCTAACCACGAGTCGATCAAGCTGGCGGTCGAGGAAAGAATCGGCATAGCCCTGATCAGTTCGGTGGCCATCCGCCACGAACTTTCGACCGGGCGTCTGGCGGAAGTGCCGCTCAACCGGCTGAACACCATCGACAGGCGCTTCCTGCTCATCTCGCGGGCCGGCCAGGATTATAACGTTGCGGAGAAAGCGTTCGTCGACCTGCTGGAAGGCTACGACAGCCAGTAA
- a CDS encoding sodium-translocating pyrophosphatase, translating into MEGGLFLELLYIAPIAGLVALLFAAYLMVSVLRESPGNQKMQDISQAIFEGAMAFLNRQYRTLVPFTAIVFVVLYYFGSYQLALSFLVGAVCSAIAGYVGMTSTTKSNARTTEAARHSLNKALSVSFRAGAVMGMSVAGLGLLGVSLLYIVFRDPVVINSFAFGASAIAFFARIGGGIFTKAADVGADLVGKVEAGIPEDDPRNPAVIADNVGDNVGDTAGMGADLFESYGATAIAAMLIGNTLFGVNGVIFPLLLGAAGIAAAIASTFLVRTGENGSPQAALNRGLWGTNIITAVIAYFMAIATFGAEKGFGIFIAIVAGLVVNVLVGLITEYYTSHAHFPTRDIADSSRTGAATNIISGVATGLKSTALPMIVFAVATYVAFTYAGIYGIAMAAMGMLCTAGMVVAVDSFGPVADNAGGIAEMADMPKEVRKTTDRLDAVGNTTAAIAKGFAIGSAALTALALFTAFGEEVAKNPKLGGLLVGGHLVVNLTEPGVIIGIFLGAALPFLVCAFTMEAVGKAAFEMIGEVRRQFRDIPGIMEGTGRPDYARCVDISTQAAIREMVLPGVFAVGAPLLVGFAMGAKALAGFLAGVTAAGVLLAIFMSNAGGAWDNAKKFIEGGQHGGKGTPAHAAAVIGDTVGDPFKDTSGPAMNPLIKVAGTISLIIAPLLFF; encoded by the coding sequence TTGGAAGGGGGTCTTTTTCTGGAACTGCTGTATATCGCACCAATCGCCGGTCTTGTCGCTCTGCTTTTCGCCGCCTACCTGATGGTCAGCGTGCTGAGAGAGAGCCCGGGAAACCAAAAAATGCAGGATATCTCCCAGGCCATCTTCGAAGGGGCGATGGCGTTTCTCAACCGTCAGTACCGCACCCTTGTGCCGTTTACCGCCATTGTTTTCGTTGTTCTTTACTACTTCGGCAGCTATCAACTGGCATTATCCTTCCTTGTCGGGGCCGTATGCTCGGCCATCGCCGGCTATGTCGGCATGACATCGACCACCAAATCCAACGCCCGCACCACCGAGGCCGCCCGCCACAGCCTGAACAAGGCGCTGAGCGTGTCGTTCCGGGCCGGGGCGGTAATGGGGATGTCGGTGGCCGGTCTGGGCCTGCTCGGCGTTTCGCTGCTCTATATCGTTTTCCGCGATCCCGTCGTCATCAACAGCTTTGCCTTCGGCGCCAGCGCCATCGCGTTCTTCGCCCGCATCGGCGGCGGCATCTTCACCAAGGCTGCCGATGTCGGCGCCGACCTGGTCGGCAAAGTGGAGGCCGGCATCCCTGAGGACGATCCCCGCAATCCGGCCGTCATCGCCGACAACGTCGGCGACAATGTCGGCGACACCGCCGGCATGGGCGCCGACCTGTTCGAATCCTACGGCGCCACCGCCATCGCCGCCATGCTGATCGGCAATACCCTTTTCGGCGTCAACGGCGTCATCTTCCCGCTGCTGCTCGGCGCCGCCGGCATCGCCGCCGCCATCGCCAGCACATTCCTGGTGCGCACCGGCGAGAACGGCAGCCCGCAGGCGGCCCTCAACCGCGGCCTGTGGGGCACAAACATCATCACCGCGGTCATCGCCTACTTCATGGCTATCGCCACCTTCGGCGCGGAAAAAGGGTTCGGCATCTTCATCGCTATCGTCGCCGGCCTGGTCGTCAATGTCCTCGTCGGCCTGATCACCGAGTACTATACCTCTCACGCCCACTTCCCGACCCGCGATATCGCCGATTCCTCGCGGACCGGCGCGGCCACCAACATCATCTCCGGCGTGGCCACCGGCCTCAAGAGCACCGCGCTGCCGATGATCGTCTTTGCGGTTGCCACCTATGTTGCCTTTACATATGCCGGCATCTACGGTATCGCGATGGCAGCCATGGGCATGCTCTGCACCGCCGGGATGGTGGTGGCGGTCGACTCGTTCGGCCCGGTCGCCGATAATGCGGGGGGCATCGCCGAAATGGCCGATATGCCCAAGGAAGTCCGTAAAACTACCGACAGGCTCGACGCGGTCGGCAACACCACGGCGGCGATCGCCAAAGGCTTCGCCATCGGCTCGGCGGCTCTGACCGCCCTGGCTCTCTTCACCGCCTTCGGCGAAGAGGTGGCCAAGAACCCGAAACTCGGCGGCCTGCTGGTGGGGGGACACCTGGTCGTCAACCTCACCGAGCCTGGCGTCATCATCGGCATCTTCCTCGGCGCCGCCCTGCCGTTTCTGGTGTGCGCTTTCACCATGGAGGCGGTCGGCAAGGCCGCGTTCGAGATGATCGGCGAGGTCCGCCGCCAGTTCCGCGATATCCCCGGCATCATGGAAGGCACCGGCCGCCCCGATTACGCCCGCTGCGTCGATATCAGCACCCAGGCCGCCATCCGCGAGATGGTCCTCCCCGGCGTGTTCGCCGTAGGGGCGCCGCTGCTCGTCGGCTTCGCGATGGGCGCCAAGGCGCTCGCCGGCTTCCTGGCCGGCGTCACCGCCGCCGGTGTGCTGCTCGCCATCTTCATGTCCAACGCGGGCGGCGCCTGGGACAACGCCAAGAAATTCATCGAAGGCGGCCAGCACGGCGGCAAGGGCACTCCCGCCCACGCGGCGGCCGTCATCGGCGACACGGTCGGCGACCCGTTCAAGGACACCTCCGGCCCGGCGATGAACCCGCTCATCAAGGTGGCGGGGACGATATCGCTGATCATCGCGCCCCTGCTCTTCTTTTAG
- a CDS encoding VOC family protein, which produces MADKINPVIWFEIPVTDMPRGQAFYEAVFGFKLEVVDSGERQMAMFPMEMNTIGAGGALVKGKENVPSHTGTIVYFAVPDITATLTKIAAHNGKTLVPKTDIGQYGFFGLFEDSEGNCIGLHSM; this is translated from the coding sequence ATGGCTGACAAGATCAACCCCGTGATCTGGTTCGAAATTCCCGTGACCGATATGCCGCGCGGCCAAGCCTTTTACGAGGCGGTCTTCGGCTTTAAGCTCGAAGTCGTCGACTCAGGCGAGCGGCAGATGGCCATGTTCCCGATGGAGATGAACACAATCGGCGCCGGCGGCGCGCTCGTGAAGGGTAAGGAGAACGTGCCGTCCCATACCGGCACAATCGTCTACTTCGCCGTACCCGACATCACCGCCACCCTGACCAAAATCGCCGCCCACAACGGCAAAACGCTCGTCCCCAAGACCGATATCGGGCAATACGGCTTCTTCGGGCTCTTCGAAGACAGCGAAGGCAACTGCATCGGCCTGCACTCGATGTAG
- a CDS encoding alpha/beta fold hydrolase — MRGAEPFLLPGGDRGVLLIHGFTGAPAEMRLLGEYLHGRGYTVLGPRLAGHGSSPAEMAGTRWPHWYGDVEDGYHLLRGLCREVSVVGLSMGGLLALKLAAEHPIDRIAVVNAPIYLLDKRVKLLPFFRLFRNFQRQEKRRLTVNERYNVSYDYMPLTCVVSLLELVKHVDRLLPLVNRPALLVQSRHDRTVRPESVVHIHNRLGSRDKKIIWLERSGHVATIDVEHERLFRYIDSFLTARSIDD; from the coding sequence ATGCGCGGGGCCGAGCCGTTCCTCCTGCCGGGGGGCGACCGGGGTGTGCTGCTTATCCACGGGTTTACCGGCGCGCCGGCCGAGATGCGCCTCTTGGGCGAGTACCTGCACGGCAGAGGTTACACCGTCCTGGGGCCGCGCCTGGCCGGGCACGGCAGCAGCCCGGCGGAGATGGCGGGCACCAGGTGGCCCCATTGGTACGGCGATGTGGAGGACGGCTACCATCTGCTGCGGGGCCTGTGCCGGGAGGTATCAGTCGTCGGCTTGTCGATGGGAGGGCTGCTGGCCCTTAAACTGGCGGCCGAGCATCCTATCGACAGGATCGCAGTCGTGAACGCACCGATATACTTGCTTGACAAGCGCGTAAAGCTGCTGCCGTTCTTCCGTCTGTTCCGCAATTTTCAGCGCCAGGAGAAGCGCCGGCTGACGGTCAACGAGCGCTATAACGTTTCCTACGACTATATGCCGCTGACCTGCGTGGTCAGCCTGCTGGAACTGGTAAAGCATGTGGACAGACTGCTGCCGCTCGTCAACCGGCCGGCCCTGCTTGTGCAGTCGCGGCATGACCGGACGGTGCGGCCGGAGAGCGTCGTCCATATCCACAACCGCCTCGGCAGCCGGGACAAGAAGATAATCTGGCTGGAACGGTCGGGTCACGTGGCGACCATCGATGTTGAGCACGAGCGGCTTTTCCGCTATATAGACAGCTTTCTGACAGCAAGATCAATTGACGACTGA
- a CDS encoding PaaI family thioesterase → MEDERNTWCFACGPNNPIGLKLRFSEEGDKYVARFTAGPEHQGYDGIVHGGIVSTLLDEIMARYPYAKGENTVTARLEIRYRQPTPVGKELTVTGWIASKRGRIYETAGTVALEDGTVTAEGKATVMVMRK, encoded by the coding sequence ATGGAAGACGAACGCAATACATGGTGCTTTGCCTGCGGGCCCAATAACCCCATCGGCCTGAAGCTGAGGTTCAGCGAGGAGGGGGACAAGTATGTGGCCCGTTTTACCGCCGGCCCTGAACACCAGGGTTACGACGGCATCGTTCACGGCGGCATCGTTAGCACGCTGCTGGACGAGATCATGGCCCGCTACCCGTACGCCAAGGGCGAAAATACTGTGACCGCCCGCCTGGAGATAAGATACCGCCAGCCGACCCCGGTGGGCAAGGAGCTGACCGTGACGGGATGGATCGCGAGCAAGCGGGGCAGGATATACGAAACGGCCGGCACGGTAGCGCTGGAGGACGGCACCGTCACCGCCGAGGGCAAGGCCACCGTGATGGTTATGAGGAAGTGA
- the rnr gene encoding ribonuclease R: MTLKDRILAFMREEAYRPLAPDDLAAGLGLKAKELADFWPLLAQMEEDAEVIKTRFGKYGVPEHMNLVVGMLSASEKGFGFVIPDSPDEADVYIPPDAMAGAMNRDRVVARVHGQRPGGKAREGEIIRVVKRANVRIVGTFEASRHYAFVTPDDARLRQDVFVPRDEWGEAENGCKVVVEITRWPEGKRSAEGRVTEVLGCKGDPGIEILAIIKKHNLSTAFPPEVEAAAARCRETVGEEETKGRRDLRALPVVTIDAEDAKDLDDAVYVERRQNGHYLLGVHIADVSYYVKENSPLDDEARERGTSVYLVDRVLPMLPHRLSNGICSLNAGVDRLAMSAHMEIDPRGRVVSYELFPSVIRVHTRLSYNIVRRILAEDDGELKEQYRPLLGQLAEMERLCHILRQRRLNRGAIDFDFPELKVKLDEQGRPVAVEKRVRSIAESIVEEFMLAANETVAEHMDKLGVPFVFRVHEEPDPEKMAKLNNLLHNFGQALSKPDDIRPKALQKVLGRVAGRPEERLISTVMLRSLKQARYEAENLGHFGLAASYYTHFTSPIRRYPDLIVHRILRETFKSGDISAKRRQKLAAVLPEISLHSSQRERAAAEAERDTVDLKKVEYMAQFVGDEFAGAISGVTAFGLFVELENGIEGLVHVSSMDDDYYRYDEDRYSLIGQRTGKVYRLGDAAKVTLVKVNPAERTIDFVLAGDAAARGPKNHRGKGGGQGRKPKDGDKGKQAKSGPARPGKPAKEGGKKPAAAGAGGAKPAGEAAKKRPPGTKRKRPRGSGKRRTESGKTLT, translated from the coding sequence ATGACGCTCAAAGATAGAATCCTCGCTTTTATGCGCGAGGAGGCGTACAGGCCGCTGGCGCCGGACGATCTGGCCGCCGGCCTTGGCCTGAAGGCGAAGGAGCTGGCCGATTTCTGGCCGCTGCTGGCGCAAATGGAAGAGGACGCCGAGGTTATCAAGACCAGGTTCGGCAAGTACGGCGTGCCCGAACACATGAACCTGGTGGTGGGGATGCTGTCGGCCAGCGAGAAGGGCTTTGGCTTCGTCATCCCCGACAGCCCCGACGAGGCCGATGTGTATATACCCCCCGACGCGATGGCCGGCGCAATGAACCGCGACCGGGTGGTGGCGCGGGTGCACGGCCAGCGGCCGGGCGGCAAGGCCCGCGAGGGGGAGATAATCCGGGTGGTCAAACGGGCCAACGTCAGGATCGTCGGCACGTTCGAGGCCAGCCGCCACTATGCGTTCGTGACGCCGGACGACGCCCGCCTCCGTCAGGATGTTTTCGTGCCGCGGGACGAATGGGGCGAGGCTGAGAACGGCTGCAAGGTGGTCGTGGAGATCACCAGATGGCCGGAGGGCAAACGGAGCGCCGAGGGCCGCGTGACGGAGGTGCTGGGCTGCAAGGGCGACCCGGGCATCGAGATTCTCGCTATCATCAAGAAGCACAACCTTTCGACCGCTTTTCCTCCCGAGGTGGAGGCCGCCGCCGCCCGTTGCCGCGAGACGGTGGGCGAGGAGGAGACGAAGGGGCGTCGCGATCTGCGCGCGCTGCCGGTGGTCACTATCGATGCCGAGGACGCCAAGGATCTCGACGACGCCGTGTATGTAGAGCGGCGCCAGAACGGCCATTATCTGCTCGGCGTGCATATCGCCGATGTCAGCTATTATGTGAAAGAGAATAGCCCGCTCGATGACGAGGCCAGGGAGCGCGGGACGAGCGTCTATCTCGTCGACCGCGTGCTGCCGATGCTGCCCCATCGCCTCTCGAACGGCATTTGTTCTTTAAACGCGGGCGTCGACCGGCTGGCGATGTCGGCGCATATGGAGATCGACCCGCGCGGACGGGTGGTGAGCTATGAGCTTTTCCCGAGCGTCATCCGCGTTCACACCCGGCTTTCCTATAACATCGTCCGCCGCATCCTCGCCGAGGACGACGGGGAACTGAAGGAACAGTACCGGCCGCTCCTCGGCCAACTGGCCGAGATGGAGCGCCTGTGCCACATCCTTCGCCAGCGGCGGCTAAACCGCGGCGCTATCGACTTCGATTTCCCTGAGCTGAAGGTTAAGCTGGACGAGCAGGGGCGGCCGGTGGCCGTGGAGAAGCGGGTCCGCAGCATCGCGGAGTCGATCGTCGAGGAGTTTATGCTGGCGGCCAACGAGACGGTGGCCGAGCATATGGACAAGCTGGGCGTGCCGTTTGTTTTCCGCGTCCATGAGGAACCCGACCCGGAGAAGATGGCCAAGCTCAACAACCTGCTCCACAACTTCGGCCAGGCGCTTTCCAAGCCGGACGACATCCGCCCCAAGGCGCTGCAGAAGGTGCTGGGCCGGGTGGCCGGCCGGCCGGAGGAGCGGCTGATAAGCACGGTGATGCTCAGGTCGCTGAAGCAGGCGCGCTACGAGGCGGAGAACCTCGGCCATTTCGGCCTGGCGGCTTCGTATTACACTCATTTCACTTCGCCGATCCGGCGTTATCCCGATCTCATCGTTCACCGCATCCTGCGCGAGACGTTCAAGTCCGGCGATATCTCCGCCAAGCGCCGCCAGAAGCTGGCCGCCGTCCTGCCGGAGATATCCCTCCACTCGTCGCAGCGTGAACGGGCGGCGGCGGAGGCGGAACGGGATACGGTCGACCTCAAGAAGGTCGAGTATATGGCGCAGTTCGTCGGCGACGAGTTCGCCGGGGCGATCAGCGGCGTGACTGCTTTCGGCCTGTTCGTCGAGCTGGAGAACGGCATCGAGGGGCTTGTCCATGTGTCGAGCATGGATGACGATTACTACCGCTACGACGAGGACCGCTACTCGCTCATTGGCCAGCGGACCGGCAAGGTTTACCGGCTGGGCGACGCGGCGAAGGTGACGCTGGTGAAGGTCAACCCGGCGGAACGGACGATCGATTTCGTGCTGGCCGGCGACGCCGCGGCCCGCGGGCCCAAGAACCACCGGGGCAAGGGCGGCGGCCAGGGGCGCAAGCCCAAGGACGGCGATAAGGGCAAACAGGCGAAGAGCGGGCCGGCCAGGCCGGGCAAGCCGGCCAAGGAGGGCGGCAAGAAGCCTGCCGCCGCCGGGGCGGGAGGCGCTAAGCCCGCCGGCGAGGCGGCTAAGAAGCGGCCGCCGGGCACGAAACGCAAGCGGCCTAGGGGCTCTGGCAAAAGACGGACAGAATCTGGCAAAACTCTGACATAA
- a CDS encoding DUF362 domain-containing protein has protein sequence MDRRDFLRMAALAGLGATLLPGCAPAPAKPAPRADVGAGRTPATTVGAPAGGGELVVAEGADPAEMLARGLAALGGIGALVKPGATVVLKPNFSVPRAPEEAATTNIVLVGALVRSCLAAGAKTVKVIDHPFTNPTICLEKTGMKTAVAAAGGQIYTLNSGRDKYFKPVQIGGQVLAAAEYSKDVLEADVFINMPILKHHNGTRLTLGMKNLMGLVWDRGYFHRTDLHRCIAETAAFKKPHLTILDALRGITDNGPMGPGPIREYNQLVFGTDPVAVDAYGATLFGLKPAEVDYIRIAAELGVGSMDIDKAPVRKA, from the coding sequence ATGGATCGCAGGGATTTCCTGAGAATGGCGGCGCTGGCCGGGCTGGGGGCAACGCTGCTGCCCGGCTGTGCGCCGGCGCCGGCCAAACCGGCGCCCCGCGCCGATGTGGGCGCAGGCAGGACGCCGGCCACTACGGTTGGCGCGCCTGCGGGCGGCGGCGAGCTGGTGGTGGCCGAGGGCGCCGACCCGGCCGAGATGCTGGCGCGGGGTCTGGCGGCTCTCGGCGGCATCGGGGCGTTGGTGAAGCCGGGGGCGACGGTGGTGCTGAAGCCGAATTTCAGCGTGCCGCGCGCGCCGGAGGAGGCGGCCACGACGAATATCGTGCTGGTGGGGGCGTTGGTGCGCTCGTGCCTGGCGGCCGGGGCCAAGACGGTGAAGGTTATCGACCACCCGTTCACCAATCCGACGATATGCCTGGAGAAAACGGGGATGAAGACGGCGGTGGCGGCGGCCGGCGGGCAGATTTATACGCTCAACAGCGGCCGCGATAAGTATTTTAAACCGGTGCAGATCGGCGGCCAGGTGCTGGCGGCGGCCGAGTACAGCAAGGATGTGCTGGAGGCCGACGTGTTTATCAATATGCCGATCTTGAAGCATCATAACGGTACGCGCCTGACGCTGGGGATGAAGAATCTGATGGGGCTGGTGTGGGACCGGGGTTATTTCCACCGCACCGATCTGCACCGCTGCATCGCGGAGACGGCGGCGTTCAAGAAGCCGCACCTGACCATCCTGGACGCGCTGCGCGGCATAACCGACAACGGGCCGATGGGGCCGGGGCCGATCCGCGAGTACAATCAACTGGTTTTCGGCACCGATCCGGTGGCGGTGGACGCTTATGGGGCGACGCTGTTCGGGCTGAAACCGGCGGAGGTCGATTATATCCGCATAGCGGCGGAATTGGGCGTCGGCAGTATGGATATAGATAAGGCGCCGGTGCGTAAGGCGTGA
- a CDS encoding lactate racemase domain-containing protein: MNAVDRLLDGVAIPRVVRVRQSFERPQLKDAIAELAAQLKAKGTLAGVKRGQKIAITAGSRGITALPAMLRTLANAVREAGGEAFLVPAMGSHGGATAEGQRSMLAGMGITEDAVGAPIRATMETVEVGRTAAGLPVYLDRYAYEADGIIVVNRIKPHVAFRGPYESGLAKMLVIGLGKQRGADTCHDMGAGMMAENIREMAAVTLAGANVIAGVAIIENAYHETSRLAVLAASEIMAEEPALLEEAWRLCPRLFFDSLDVLVIDEIGKDISGTGFDTNVVGRYHTPNISGGPRIARVAVLDLTARTKGNANGLGLADFTTRRVFDKFDFANTYPNSLTTTAPASVKIPMVLGNDRQAIQAAIKTCNIADKGAVRLVRIRNTVALDEIEVAESLLAEVAGSRCMAATGEPYGLPFDAAGNLL, encoded by the coding sequence ATGAATGCAGTTGACAGGCTGTTGGACGGCGTAGCTATACCCCGCGTGGTGCGGGTGCGGCAATCGTTCGAACGGCCGCAGCTTAAGGACGCTATCGCCGAGTTGGCGGCCCAACTGAAAGCAAAGGGGACGCTGGCGGGCGTGAAGCGCGGCCAGAAGATCGCTATTACCGCGGGCAGCCGGGGGATAACGGCGCTGCCCGCGATGCTGAGGACGCTGGCGAATGCCGTCAGGGAGGCCGGCGGCGAGGCTTTTTTGGTGCCGGCGATGGGCAGCCACGGCGGCGCTACGGCCGAGGGGCAGCGAAGTATGCTGGCCGGGATGGGTATTACCGAGGATGCGGTGGGGGCGCCGATCAGGGCGACGATGGAGACGGTGGAGGTCGGGCGCACGGCGGCAGGGCTGCCCGTTTATCTGGACAGGTATGCCTATGAGGCGGACGGGATAATCGTCGTTAACCGCATCAAGCCCCATGTGGCGTTTCGCGGCCCGTACGAGAGCGGCCTGGCGAAGATGCTCGTGATCGGGCTGGGCAAACAGCGGGGGGCGGATACCTGCCACGATATGGGCGCCGGCATGATGGCGGAGAATATCCGGGAGATGGCGGCGGTGACTTTGGCCGGAGCCAATGTCATCGCCGGGGTGGCGATTATCGAGAACGCCTATCACGAGACGAGCCGGCTGGCTGTGCTGGCCGCAAGCGAGATAATGGCCGAGGAGCCGGCGCTCTTAGAAGAGGCGTGGCGGCTTTGCCCCCGCCTGTTTTTCGACAGCCTGGATGTGCTGGTGATCGACGAGATCGGCAAGGATATCAGCGGCACGGGGTTCGATACCAACGTGGTGGGGCGTTATCATACGCCGAATATCAGCGGCGGCCCGCGCATCGCGCGGGTGGCGGTGCTGGACCTGACGGCGCGCACGAAAGGGAACGCCAACGGGCTGGGGCTGGCCGATTTCACGACCCGGCGGGTTTTCGACAAGTTTGATTTCGCGAATACGTATCCGAATTCGCTGACGACAACGGCGCCAGCGAGCGTGAAGATCCCGATGGTGCTGGGAAATGACCGCCAGGCGATCCAGGCGGCGATCAAGACGTGCAATATCGCCGACAAGGGCGCGGTGCGCCTGGTGAGGATCAGAAACACGGTGGCGCTGGATGAGATCGAGGTGGCGGAGAGCCTGCTGGCCGAGGTGGCGGGGAGCCGGTGCATGGCTGCCACAGGCGAGCCGTACGGGCTGCCTTTCGATGCCGCCGGCAATCTTTTATGA
- a CDS encoding DUF1540 domain-containing protein, which produces MARDVMCTVRNCKFWEDRKCTADAIEVNVDGGGYTAGYTAETNCHTFMAGNKG; this is translated from the coding sequence ATGGCACGGGATGTTATGTGCACGGTGAGGAACTGTAAGTTTTGGGAGGACCGCAAATGCACGGCAGATGCGATCGAGGTGAATGTGGACGGCGGCGGCTATACCGCAGGGTATACGGCGGAGACGAACTGTCACACGTTCATGGCCGGTAATAAGGGGTAG
- the smpB gene encoding SsrA-binding protein SmpB, with protein MAEGIKIVSENRKARHDYHIHETYEAGLVLTGTEVKSLRAGRANLKDSYARVDNGELMLHNMHISPYDQGNRFNHEPLRTRKLLMHRVEINKLIGKTKEKGYTLVPLKLYFTRGKAKLELGLASGKHTYDKRQDIAERDAKREMDREFRDRQKC; from the coding sequence GTGGCCGAGGGTATCAAGATAGTGTCGGAGAACCGCAAGGCGCGGCACGATTATCATATCCATGAGACGTACGAGGCCGGCCTGGTGCTGACCGGGACGGAGGTTAAGTCTCTGCGGGCGGGCCGGGCGAACCTGAAGGACAGCTATGCAAGGGTGGACAACGGGGAGCTGATGCTGCACAATATGCATATCAGCCCGTACGATCAGGGCAACCGGTTCAACCATGAGCCCTTAAGGACGCGCAAGCTGCTGATGCACCGTGTGGAGATCAACAAGCTGATCGGCAAGACGAAGGAGAAGGGGTATACGCTGGTGCCGCTGAAGCTTTATTTCACCCGCGGCAAGGCGAAGCTGGAGCTGGGGCTGGCGAGCGGCAAGCATACGTACGACAAACGCCAGGATATCGCCGAGCGGGATGCGAAGCGGGAGATGGACAGGGAGTTTCGCGATAGGCAGAAGTGCTGA